A genomic region of Oryza glaberrima chromosome 1, OglaRS2, whole genome shotgun sequence contains the following coding sequences:
- the LOC127780524 gene encoding receptor-like protein 12: MEETAVTDIDILVLENTKLDDVIPDWFWVTFSRASFLQASRNRLRGSLPANLKHISADHIYLGSNLLTGQVPQLPMNISHLNLSSNLLSGPLPSDLKAPLLEELLLANNQISGSIPPSMCQLIGLKRLDLSGNKITGNLEQMQCWKESDNTSSMTNINSGDKFGSNMLSLALNHNELSGEFPQFLQSASQLLFLDLSYNRFFGSLPKWLPERMPNLQILRLRSNIFHGHIPKNIIYLGKLHFLDVAHNNISGSIPDSLANFKAMTVIAQNSEDYIFEESIQVITKDQQRDYTFEIYNQVVNLDFSCNKLTGHIPEQIHLLIGLTNLNLSSNKFSGTIPELIGDLKQLESLDLSYNELSGEIPPSLSALTSLSHLNISYNNLSGTIPSGSQLQALDDQIYIYVGNPGLCGPPLLKNCSTNGTQQSVYEDGSHMGSLYLGMSIGFVIGLWTVFCTLMMKRTWMMAYFRIIDNLYDKAYVHVAISWSRLMRKNQDAE; the protein is encoded by the exons ATGG AGGAAACGGCCGTTACTGACATTGATATTCTTGTTCTTGAAAATACAAAATTGGATGATGTTATTCCCGATTGGTTCTGGGTGACATTTTCCCGAGCATCGTTCTTGCAAGCATCACGCAATAGGTTGCGTGGCTCATTACCGGCAAATCTGAAACACATCTCAGCAGATCATATATACCTCGGGTCCAATTTGCTAACAGGTCAAGTTCCGCAACTCCCTATGAATATATCACACTTGAATTTGTCTTCGAACTTATTGTCAGGGCCATTGCCATCGGATCTCAAAGCTCCACTACTGGAGGAGCTGTTGCTTGCCAATAATCAAATCAGTGGCAGCATCCCACCATCTATGTGCCAATTGATTGGTCTGAAACGTTTGGACCTGTCAGGAAACAAAATAACAGGGAATCTTGAGCAAATGCAATGCTGGAAAGAATCTGATAACACATCATCCATGACCAACATAAACTCTGGAGATAAATTTGGTTCTAATATGCTTAGTCTAGCCTTGAACCACAATGAACTCTCAGGTGAATTTCCTCAATTTCTTCAAAGTGCCTCGCAATTACTATTCTTGGATCTTTCATACAATAGATTTTTTGGAAGTTTGCCAAAGTGGTTACCAGAAAGAATGCCAAACTTGCAAATCTTGAGGCTGCGGTCAAATATTTTCCATGGCCATATTCCAAAGAACATTATTTACCTTGGTAAACTTCATTTTCTGGACGTAGCACATAACAACATATCAGGATCCATACCAGACTCCTTAGCAAACTTCAAAGCAATGACTGTTATAGCTCAGAATAGTGAGGACTATATTTTTGAAGAGAGCATACAAGTAATCACAAAAGATCAACAGCGTGACTACACCTTTGAAATCTACAATCAGGTGGTTAATCTTGATTTTTCATGTAACAAGTTAACAGGGCATATTCCAGAACAAATACATTTACTTATTGGACTTACCAATTTAAATTTATCAAGTAATAAGTTCAGTGGAACAATCCCTGAACTAATTGGAGATTTGAAGCAGTTGGAATCCCTTGACTTGTCCTACAATGAATTATCTGGTGAAATCCCCCCAAGTTTGTCAGCTCTAACTTCTCTGAGCCACTTGAACATATCATACAACAATTTATCAGGCACAATACCATCAGGATCACAGCTACAAGCACTCGATGACCAGATTTATATCTATGTTGGAAATCCTGGTCTTTGTGGGCCTCCTCTCTTGAAGAACTGTTCAACTAATGGTACACAACAAAGTGTCTATGAAGATGGAAGCCATATGGGATCTCTCTACCTCGGGATGAGCATAGGATTTGTGATTGGTCTATGGACTGTGTTTTGCACCTTGATGATGAAGAGAACCTGGATGATGGCTTACTTTCGGATCATTGACAATTTATATGATAAGGCCTATGTACATGTGGCTATAAGCTGGAGTCGCTTGATGCGAAAAAACCAAGATGCAGAGTGA